A part of Methanomassiliicoccales archaeon genomic DNA contains:
- a CDS encoding DUF4430 domain-containing protein, whose translation MKLSSKDVVLVALAAVIISVIVLFGFPANGDNEGEVTTDITIDFIDGAPSLNPGNLTTWTFIDGEWNVTSVDNGGHTVWVFKGISSGPNCYLQLMAAAEVGGFIVGEESQPLGTLITSIAGVENEIPGAGWQYYVNGVYANRACNFVDIKDGDEVVWKFQKNQMD comes from the coding sequence ATGAAGTTGAGCTCAAAGGATGTCGTGCTGGTGGCCTTGGCGGCCGTGATAATATCAGTGATAGTCCTGTTCGGCTTCCCCGCCAACGGTGACAATGAGGGGGAGGTCACAACGGACATCACCATCGATTTTATCGATGGGGCTCCTTCATTGAACCCCGGGAACCTTACGACATGGACGTTCATTGATGGAGAATGGAATGTGACCAGTGTCGACAATGGAGGGCACACGGTCTGGGTGTTCAAGGGGATCTCAAGCGGGCCGAACTGCTATTTGCAGCTCATGGCGGCAGCGGAGGTGGGGGGCTTCATCGTAGGAGAGGAGTCGCAGCCGCTCGGGACCTTGATCACCTCAATAGCCGGCGTGGAGAACGAGATACCTGGAGCAGGATGGCAATACTATGTGAATGGTGTTTATGCCAACAGGGCCTGCAACTTCGTCGATATAAAGGATGGCGACGAGGTCGTATGGAAGTTCCAAAAGAACCAGATGGACTGA
- a CDS encoding ECF transporter S component, whose product MASIGMAFLLLYMAVFMSSLVSEYAAFLSFILLLLILGVIFAKFEESEISSKEVALIGILAAITAASRIPFAALPNIKPCTFLIIVTGLVFGVLAGAMVGSMTAFVSNMFFGQGPWTAWEMVAWAMVGMIAGHLGQRMKEITVKDVVLLGIILGMAYNTLMDFSSWITFYKADPDLFIPTFVAGLPFGALHIFGNVIFALVLGGPTIKIFQRFRQRIRVTYGHREPQVVRSD is encoded by the coding sequence ATGGCGTCCATCGGCATGGCATTCCTTCTGCTCTACATGGCGGTGTTCATGAGCTCTTTGGTATCGGAGTATGCGGCGTTCCTGTCGTTCATCCTGCTCCTCCTCATCCTTGGTGTGATATTTGCGAAGTTCGAGGAGTCTGAGATAAGCTCGAAGGAGGTCGCACTGATCGGGATACTCGCGGCGATAACCGCGGCCTCGAGGATACCGTTCGCCGCCCTTCCGAACATCAAGCCCTGCACGTTCCTGATCATCGTGACGGGGCTGGTGTTCGGCGTCCTCGCCGGGGCGATGGTCGGATCGATGACCGCCTTCGTGTCGAACATGTTCTTCGGACAAGGGCCGTGGACAGCATGGGAGATGGTGGCCTGGGCGATGGTCGGGATGATCGCTGGCCATCTTGGTCAGAGGATGAAGGAGATAACAGTGAAGGACGTCGTCCTTTTGGGAATAATCCTTGGCATGGCATACAACACCCTCATGGACTTCAGCAGCTGGATAACCTTCTACAAGGCCGACCCGGACCTTTTCATCCCTACGTTCGTCGCAGGCCTTCCCTTCGGTGCGCTCCACATATTCGGGAACGTGATCTTCGCCCTCGTGCTGGGAGGGCCGACCATCAAGATATTCCAGAGGTTCAGGCAAAGGATAAGGGTGACGTATGGGCACCGAGAACCTCAGGTCGTTCGGTCTGATTGA
- a CDS encoding NAD+ synthase: MPQGPKHDVEMVLVEFIRQKVEESGAEGVVVGLSGGVDSALVAKLCVMAIGPEKVKNLFLPSTTTPEQDRRDVRELSTLLGTELVEIEISPMVEAFRSALPEMGRRELLGNVMARVRMIVLYHYARMENRLVMGTGNKSELLMGYFTKFGDGGCDHLPIGDLYKTEVWELARKLGLPSSIIEKEPSAGLWPGQTDEGEMGVRYEHLDRILAGIERGLPLEEISRRTGIDMTVVEMVWKKHLASVHKRKMPIIPKVGLRTIGIDWRE, encoded by the coding sequence ATGCCTCAAGGTCCAAAGCACGATGTCGAGATGGTGCTCGTCGAGTTCATCAGGCAGAAGGTCGAAGAGAGCGGGGCGGAGGGCGTGGTCGTCGGCCTGAGCGGCGGCGTGGACTCGGCGCTCGTGGCGAAGCTCTGCGTCATGGCCATAGGACCAGAGAAGGTGAAGAACCTCTTCCTGCCATCAACGACGACGCCCGAGCAGGACCGGAGGGATGTACGGGAGCTTTCAACGCTACTTGGGACCGAGCTGGTCGAGATCGAGATATCGCCGATGGTCGAGGCCTTCAGGTCCGCACTTCCGGAGATGGGACGGCGCGAGCTCTTAGGGAACGTCATGGCCCGGGTCAGGATGATCGTGTTATATCACTATGCGAGAATGGAGAACAGGCTGGTGATGGGCACCGGGAACAAGTCAGAGCTGCTGATGGGGTACTTCACCAAGTTCGGAGACGGTGGCTGTGACCACCTCCCCATAGGAGACCTCTACAAGACCGAGGTCTGGGAGCTTGCCAGGAAGCTGGGCCTACCATCATCCATCATCGAAAAGGAGCCTTCGGCGGGCCTTTGGCCAGGTCAGACCGATGAAGGGGAGATGGGAGTGAGGTATGAGCACCTTGATAGGATATTGGCCGGGATAGAGAGGGGCCTTCCGTTGGAGGAGATATCCAGGCGGACCGGGATAGACATGACGGTCGTTGAGATGGTCTGGAAGAAGCATCTTGCCTCGGTACACAAGAGGAAGATGCCGATCATACCAAAGGTCGGTCTGCGGACCATAGGGATCGATTGGCGGGAGTGA
- a CDS encoding AAA family ATPase produces the protein MSSELFRIEVNQIGEYVQMGSCPRRFKLDLNGRELAKKVPFFTRALNPLDPVLQEMGREREERWELSLIRAGHTKISSKDEDGERQSISWEEFVERLGKEARPGAPFYAREVELSGTIGRFSIHGRCDFIVLHWKDGKPKLRVVECKASRKDKTYHRVQLAAYVLLIRAYLADGTFNIAGHLLEASSLEGVVARIDEKGDNQEIMSLPSFDLTTEMEDVLRLLSEGGELDRITSTDIDELSYRIDRRCDPCVFSVICLPESARCRRLELLDMDPSSLRVLRENGIGDIDDLAELDARSETALRIRRSPGFVGNLTSLISKAKARRATLPGSAKDGYEVEKLPGLQIGSLPAHEGGDGRLVRVYMSVDYDYVEDRIGGLSAHVTTSPYRVHTPYVMENGRFRPFPGIVERSSDDGGTFAREKQVSGSDVIMFRDRPWTRDRAKDDAGEAELISSFFNSLVEAMVKEAGKDSAPVHFYIWKRDEMSTLIEGCSRCGGGLLEHLSELMGCRQPLEQLIFTSLDEEVRSRYALGWSGSGLAVVSSLRWFGERYHWHRTVEGREVDLSDVFRQGIFDFSSPLALREDGSWARPGEEGTPYVFEVRSRNHDSLPVPYWHAVWGTLPSPDGPMKYTTRETIKRFMSGGDPALLREYLRARVMALRWVEERIFPKNKDIRKPALDLTSLKRFRLPGSSPARAAVDFLRMDHHVKFNDWMAMMSLPPLDRVSQGLSVPVKDVQTIADESCGEYRFYAKLDLERFGETTASFRDKMTVDLGSWVRLVPYDGDILAQQGLKDMLFGGRTCMVEQLDLEKGTVVLKVMLLDGDRYRLPSLTPKEGLFCQYATLDDSPSDMVAGRVEHRLLSAERSAVMSWFDMTSPMVPAFPELGPGACSRYEALLKDLEFDGVRLGDDQVKAILDGLSARVQLMQGPPGTGKTTTTAVATLLRTVRQGPGEITLVAANTHMAIDRLIDDIRKRSGPFLDGLRRIGASPVPIGVYNMKELEKERSYWHKLNQLRGTERLIVGGTTNEVLKLAQKMDSVEPYRSGHGFKVSCLVVDEASMMVMSHFLALASLVDAQGTIMLSGDGRQLSPITAHDWDNEDRPSFVRYQPFTSAFDAVDSLIRSPGNSKQMICRSALDRTYRLPSEVVELISGLYQRDGIELKGSKGTVRRTVEKGKDPFSVVWKEGGIFLIVHDEGRSKRTNRFEASLIEEVVRASNGLDPSSVAVMTPHRAQRALLQEVLRPYSVEVDIIDTVERLQGGERATVIVSGTQSDPSSISSTADFILDLNRSNVIFSRTKERLVVVCSQALLDSVPSDTEQYMSAYLWKRLRGICKRELTSFEWDGHKAKLMVPDLENVTIIGADGQSNFERPCIVPRKEARSDLKVTSAGPKGRRSLLGPPPRTGIVVDGSNVALHGTDGKKASPEQLKRCYEDLVRTYGFTDVYIIIGPGLRHKMTPEEFEELERHFEAKAAGLDHKILLQAPAGAYDDLFTIRFAIYDDLLILTNDRYRDIIERSPEYEYDIRTRSVRYMFPGGSLIVEKWPDYVM, from the coding sequence ATGTCCTCCGAGCTGTTTCGCATAGAGGTCAACCAGATCGGCGAGTACGTGCAGATGGGCTCCTGCCCACGCAGGTTCAAGCTCGACCTAAATGGAAGGGAGCTCGCGAAAAAGGTGCCCTTCTTCACCAGGGCGCTCAACCCGTTGGACCCTGTCCTACAGGAGATGGGGAGGGAAAGGGAGGAGAGATGGGAGCTGTCCCTTATCAGGGCTGGCCATACCAAGATATCATCGAAGGATGAGGATGGCGAGAGGCAAAGCATCTCTTGGGAGGAGTTTGTAGAGAGACTAGGGAAGGAAGCGAGACCTGGGGCACCCTTCTATGCAAGAGAGGTCGAGCTGTCTGGAACTATCGGCCGGTTCTCCATACACGGTCGCTGTGATTTCATCGTCCTGCATTGGAAAGACGGCAAGCCCAAGTTAAGGGTCGTCGAATGCAAGGCAAGCAGGAAGGACAAGACATATCACCGGGTCCAACTGGCAGCCTACGTGTTATTGATCAGGGCCTATCTGGCCGACGGGACCTTCAACATTGCTGGCCACCTTCTTGAGGCATCATCGCTGGAGGGGGTTGTGGCACGGATAGACGAGAAAGGAGATAACCAGGAGATAATGTCGCTGCCTTCCTTCGACCTGACGACAGAGATGGAAGATGTCCTGAGGCTCCTCTCAGAAGGAGGGGAGCTGGATAGGATCACTTCGACCGACATCGACGAGCTGAGCTACAGGATCGACAGAAGATGCGACCCCTGCGTCTTCAGCGTGATATGCCTTCCGGAATCGGCCAGGTGCAGAAGGCTTGAGCTCCTGGACATGGACCCATCCTCCCTCAGGGTGCTGAGGGAGAACGGCATAGGGGACATCGATGACCTTGCCGAGCTGGACGCACGTTCTGAGACCGCCCTGAGGATAAGGAGGTCACCAGGGTTCGTCGGCAACCTCACATCGCTCATATCGAAGGCCAAGGCCAGGAGGGCGACCTTACCTGGGTCGGCCAAAGATGGCTATGAGGTGGAGAAGCTACCTGGCCTTCAGATCGGGTCGCTCCCCGCCCATGAGGGAGGGGATGGCCGTCTGGTCAGGGTATATATGTCCGTCGACTACGACTATGTCGAGGACCGCATCGGAGGTCTTTCGGCCCATGTGACGACCAGCCCTTACAGGGTCCATACTCCATATGTGATGGAGAACGGTCGGTTCCGCCCCTTCCCTGGGATTGTGGAAAGGTCTTCAGATGATGGGGGCACCTTCGCACGAGAAAAGCAGGTATCAGGGTCAGACGTCATCATGTTCAGGGACAGACCATGGACAAGGGACCGGGCAAAGGACGATGCCGGTGAGGCTGAGCTGATATCCTCTTTCTTCAACTCTCTAGTGGAGGCCATGGTCAAGGAGGCAGGAAAGGACAGCGCCCCCGTGCATTTCTACATCTGGAAGCGGGACGAGATGTCAACCCTCATCGAAGGATGCTCGAGGTGCGGAGGGGGACTTCTGGAACATCTCTCCGAGCTCATGGGTTGCAGGCAGCCCTTGGAACAGCTCATATTCACCTCATTGGACGAAGAGGTCCGCTCCAGATATGCCTTAGGATGGTCGGGGAGCGGGCTCGCTGTCGTCTCATCCCTGAGATGGTTCGGTGAAAGGTATCATTGGCACAGGACGGTGGAGGGCAGGGAGGTGGACCTCTCTGATGTCTTCCGACAGGGCATATTCGATTTCTCATCGCCCTTGGCGCTCCGAGAGGATGGCAGCTGGGCCAGGCCAGGTGAGGAAGGGACACCATATGTGTTCGAGGTAAGGAGCAGGAATCATGACTCCCTTCCAGTACCATACTGGCATGCGGTATGGGGAACCTTGCCCTCACCTGACGGTCCGATGAAGTACACCACGAGGGAGACCATTAAAAGGTTCATGTCAGGGGGCGACCCCGCGCTCCTGAGGGAATATCTGAGGGCGAGGGTCATGGCGCTCAGATGGGTCGAGGAAAGGATATTCCCTAAGAACAAGGACATCAGGAAGCCCGCCTTGGACCTGACCTCTTTGAAGAGGTTCAGACTGCCTGGGTCCTCACCTGCGAGGGCCGCGGTCGACTTCCTGAGGATGGACCATCATGTCAAGTTCAACGATTGGATGGCCATGATGTCCCTTCCCCCTCTCGACCGGGTCTCCCAGGGCCTGAGCGTTCCCGTGAAGGATGTCCAGACCATCGCTGATGAGAGCTGCGGTGAATATCGGTTTTATGCCAAGCTCGACCTTGAGAGATTTGGGGAGACCACGGCGAGCTTCAGGGACAAGATGACGGTCGATCTGGGTTCTTGGGTGAGGCTGGTCCCTTATGACGGGGACATCTTGGCCCAACAGGGCCTCAAAGATATGCTCTTCGGTGGCCGGACCTGCATGGTGGAGCAACTGGACCTTGAAAAAGGGACCGTCGTCCTGAAGGTCATGCTCCTGGACGGGGACCGGTATCGTTTGCCGAGCCTGACGCCGAAGGAGGGCCTTTTCTGTCAATACGCGACATTGGACGACAGCCCTTCCGACATGGTCGCTGGGAGGGTCGAGCATAGGCTGCTGTCCGCTGAACGCTCTGCGGTGATGTCCTGGTTCGACATGACCTCCCCCATGGTGCCGGCCTTTCCCGAGCTGGGGCCAGGCGCATGTTCAAGATATGAGGCCCTGCTGAAGGACCTGGAGTTCGACGGGGTTCGGCTCGGTGATGACCAGGTGAAGGCCATCTTGGACGGGCTGTCGGCAAGGGTGCAGCTCATGCAAGGTCCCCCCGGGACAGGAAAGACAACCACGACAGCCGTCGCCACACTGCTAAGGACGGTCCGTCAGGGACCTGGGGAGATCACATTGGTGGCCGCGAACACGCACATGGCCATCGACCGTCTCATTGATGACATCAGGAAGAGGTCCGGGCCGTTCTTGGACGGGCTCAGGCGCATCGGGGCATCGCCCGTTCCAATAGGTGTCTACAACATGAAGGAGCTTGAGAAGGAAAGGTCTTATTGGCACAAGCTCAACCAGCTCAGAGGTACGGAGAGGCTGATAGTCGGAGGTACGACCAATGAGGTCCTCAAGCTGGCGCAGAAGATGGACTCGGTCGAGCCTTATAGGAGCGGCCATGGGTTCAAAGTGAGCTGCCTGGTCGTCGACGAGGCCAGCATGATGGTGATGTCCCATTTCCTGGCATTGGCCTCTCTGGTCGATGCACAGGGCACGATCATGCTCTCAGGGGACGGAAGGCAGCTCTCACCGATAACCGCGCACGATTGGGACAACGAGGACCGGCCCTCCTTCGTGCGATATCAGCCGTTCACAAGTGCGTTCGACGCCGTCGACTCCTTGATCAGATCTCCTGGGAACTCAAAGCAGATGATATGCAGGTCAGCACTCGACCGGACCTATCGGCTGCCGAGCGAGGTCGTCGAGCTGATCTCTGGCCTATACCAGAGGGATGGGATTGAGCTTAAGGGGAGCAAAGGCACCGTCAGGCGCACGGTCGAAAAGGGCAAGGACCCCTTCTCTGTCGTATGGAAGGAGGGTGGGATATTCTTGATCGTCCACGACGAAGGGCGTTCAAAACGGACGAACAGGTTCGAGGCGTCGCTCATAGAGGAGGTGGTGAGGGCGTCGAATGGCCTCGACCCGTCCTCCGTGGCGGTGATGACTCCTCATAGGGCACAGAGGGCGCTGCTGCAGGAGGTGCTCAGGCCATATTCGGTCGAGGTGGACATAATCGACACCGTGGAGCGGCTCCAGGGAGGAGAAAGGGCGACGGTCATAGTCTCCGGCACACAGAGCGACCCCTCATCGATCTCCAGCACCGCGGATTTCATCCTAGACCTTAACCGTTCCAACGTCATATTCTCTAGGACAAAGGAGAGGCTGGTCGTGGTCTGCTCCCAGGCGCTCCTCGACAGCGTCCCATCTGATACAGAGCAGTACATGTCCGCGTATCTCTGGAAAAGGTTAAGGGGCATATGTAAAAGGGAGCTCACGTCCTTCGAATGGGACGGACATAAGGCCAAGTTGATGGTGCCGGACCTTGAGAACGTGACGATCATAGGTGCTGATGGACAGAGTAACTTTGAACGCCCTTGCATCGTCCCAAGGAAGGAGGCCAGGTCAGATCTAAAGGTCACAAGCGCAGGGCCGAAAGGACGAAGGTCGTTGCTCGGCCCCCCTCCCAGGACAGGAATAGTCGTCGATGGCAGCAACGTCGCCCTGCACGGCACCGATGGAAAGAAGGCATCACCAGAGCAGTTGAAGAGGTGCTATGAGGACCTCGTGCGGACCTACGGTTTCACGGACGTCTATATAATCATCGGGCCGGGGCTGAGGCATAAGATGACGCCAGAGGAGTTCGAGGAGCTGGAGAGGCACTTCGAGGCGAAGGCAGCAGGTCTGGACCATAAGATATTGTTGCAGGCCCCGGCCGGGGCCTATGACGACCTTTTCACCATCCGCTTCGCGATCTACGACGACCTCCTGATATTGACCAATGACAGATATCGGGACATCATCGAGAGGAGCCCTGAGTATGAGTATGACATCCGTACGAGGTCTGTCAGGTATATGTTCCCCGGAGGCTCTTTGATAGTGGAGAAGTGGCCCGACTATGTCATGTGA
- a CDS encoding PQQ-binding-like beta-propeller repeat protein, translating to MQKQGIVMKRIVTILACAMLLALIAMPANSTSSDTKCWVLFDFGNGEVGWASVDVDPSMNAFNVTERAAEQLGYQLTVEYYGGSPFIVAVQGYFPDYLNWIYWGLYTWDVTTSTWVMSWVGAADVPATSVTAIAWSYAATPTATPYFQRPWTSFRQDAAGGGSQSCYAPNNISLAYSKNLSNGAIDAPIVSANGLSYVVTSGIVNSTTHVLDTDSVLYCLDSEGEVRWSANIGKGYQTSSPLIFNGLLVVSSADGTVYAFDLLSGTEVWTYDLGTGEVYGPPSPIGVTNRIYVASAEGEITCLRLDGTEDWDLDLGVGIYSSSPSVEQGRLYIGTEDGRLFAVDISTPTVLWSIDLGEKVRGTPIYYDGNIYVTFINGTSGGTRGGLAAVDHDGNLLWKTVTGVSPASATLTRSGIAMVDSSKLYMIGLDGEIDWEMPLGTMLLSGGAPTSVNGTIFLVTNEASSRLVGVSESGVMYINIVLAPDSYALCVPTIADGKLYATTDGGYVYVYNLNEIPPSTVTSTFEVDGMKVSFSVEGVTEGTYFDYIWDFGDGDLSTGPSVDHEYDEEGSYTAKLTVKAPNGDSQTYEMLIEVKGSNDKGDAFVILFIIVAITIILVVIAFVMLRRRK from the coding sequence ATGCAGAAACAAGGGATAGTCATGAAACGCATCGTCACAATTCTTGCCTGCGCAATGCTCCTTGCATTGATCGCCATGCCTGCGAATTCGACCTCCAGTGATACCAAATGCTGGGTTCTGTTCGACTTTGGAAATGGCGAGGTCGGATGGGCATCGGTAGATGTGGACCCTTCGATGAACGCCTTCAATGTGACAGAGAGGGCGGCGGAGCAATTGGGATATCAGTTGACCGTCGAGTACTATGGTGGGTCCCCATTCATTGTGGCCGTCCAAGGCTATTTCCCTGACTATTTGAATTGGATATATTGGGGTCTCTATACCTGGGATGTAACGACGTCTACATGGGTAATGTCATGGGTAGGGGCGGCCGATGTGCCGGCCACTAGCGTGACGGCGATCGCTTGGTCCTATGCGGCGACCCCGACCGCCACGCCATATTTCCAACGCCCATGGACAAGTTTCAGACAGGACGCCGCGGGCGGTGGGTCACAATCATGCTATGCGCCGAACAACATCAGCCTGGCATACTCCAAGAACCTGAGCAATGGTGCGATAGATGCTCCCATAGTATCAGCGAACGGTCTTTCTTACGTGGTCACAAGCGGGATCGTGAACTCTACCACCCATGTTCTTGATACTGACTCGGTCCTCTATTGCCTTGATTCTGAGGGCGAAGTGAGATGGAGCGCCAACATCGGAAAGGGATATCAGACCTCCTCACCGTTGATATTCAATGGGCTGCTCGTGGTCTCCTCGGCCGATGGTACCGTGTATGCATTTGACCTCTTGTCAGGTACGGAGGTCTGGACCTATGACCTTGGGACCGGTGAGGTCTATGGACCTCCTTCGCCGATAGGCGTAACGAACAGGATCTATGTCGCCTCGGCAGAAGGGGAGATAACCTGTCTCAGATTGGATGGGACGGAGGATTGGGACCTGGACCTGGGTGTCGGCATCTATTCATCATCCCCTTCCGTTGAACAAGGAAGGCTCTACATAGGGACAGAGGATGGAAGGCTGTTCGCAGTAGACATCTCAACACCTACGGTCCTATGGTCCATAGATCTGGGCGAGAAGGTCCGGGGCACCCCGATATACTACGATGGCAACATCTATGTGACCTTCATCAATGGAACGAGCGGTGGAACGAGAGGTGGTCTTGCGGCGGTCGATCATGATGGCAACCTTCTCTGGAAAACAGTGACAGGGGTGTCGCCGGCCTCAGCGACGCTTACCCGTAGCGGTATTGCCATGGTCGACTCCTCTAAACTTTATATGATAGGTCTGGATGGCGAGATAGATTGGGAAATGCCACTTGGGACCATGCTGCTCTCCGGAGGAGCCCCGACCAGCGTTAATGGGACAATTTTCCTCGTGACGAACGAGGCGAGCAGCAGGTTGGTCGGTGTCAGCGAGAGCGGGGTGATGTACATCAACATCGTCCTCGCTCCCGACAGCTATGCCCTCTGTGTCCCGACAATCGCTGATGGGAAGCTCTATGCGACAACCGATGGCGGTTACGTCTATGTTTACAATCTGAACGAGATTCCTCCGTCGACGGTCACTTCGACCTTCGAGGTCGATGGAATGAAGGTATCATTCTCAGTTGAAGGCGTGACCGAAGGCACGTATTTCGACTACATCTGGGACTTCGGAGATGGAGATCTGAGCACAGGACCCTCTGTGGACCATGAGTATGATGAGGAAGGATCGTACACCGCGAAGTTGACCGTCAAGGCGCCAAATGGCGATTCCCAAACTTACGAGATGCTGATAGAGGTCAAAGGATCAAATGATAAGGGGGACGCCTTTGTCATATTGTTCATCATAGTTGCGATCACCATCATCCTTGTGGTCATTGCCTTTGTCATGCTACGAAGGAGGAAGTAG
- a CDS encoding energy-coupling factor transporter transmembrane protein EcfT: MFLFPYQDKDSRIHRMDARPKMVFVLSMFLLSILISDTVYLLALFGLVMTVAAAGKVLRPTLGLLKYTVYVAAFLFLFSILFSQGSTVLFEIGPIEVKEESVLFASSMCARLFLAIASFAILTFTVHPDEMMRTLSKFGYKTITGLSIATKMYPTIAMDSKNIEDAMKARGVEFDSGNILVKAKARAPIMMPLMLNSMDRAIEVAEAMEARGFGAGVRTRYHDRPLSKKDKVMIASFLAALPFGIAMFILGFGNADYINGAPLSICIDDILVIMVEIALFLPIFAGGRR; the protein is encoded by the coding sequence ATGTTCCTATTCCCTTACCAGGACAAAGATTCAAGGATCCATAGGATGGACGCTAGACCGAAAATGGTCTTCGTCCTTTCGATGTTCCTCCTGTCTATCCTGATATCTGATACCGTCTATCTTCTCGCGCTGTTCGGGCTTGTCATGACGGTGGCCGCGGCGGGAAAGGTGCTCAGACCTACCTTGGGGCTCCTCAAGTACACCGTGTATGTGGCGGCGTTCCTGTTCCTTTTCAGCATCCTCTTCTCGCAAGGGAGCACGGTCCTGTTCGAGATCGGGCCCATCGAGGTCAAGGAAGAATCTGTCCTTTTCGCCTCGAGCATGTGCGCCAGGCTGTTCTTGGCCATCGCATCGTTCGCCATCCTGACCTTTACAGTGCATCCTGACGAGATGATGCGGACCCTATCCAAGTTCGGATACAAGACGATCACCGGCCTCTCCATAGCCACAAAGATGTACCCGACAATAGCGATGGACTCCAAGAACATCGAGGACGCGATGAAGGCGAGGGGCGTCGAGTTCGATTCCGGTAACATCTTAGTGAAGGCGAAGGCGCGGGCGCCGATAATGATGCCACTGATGCTGAACTCGATGGACAGGGCCATCGAGGTCGCAGAGGCGATGGAGGCCAGGGGGTTTGGCGCTGGTGTCCGTACAAGGTATCACGATAGGCCGTTGTCAAAAAAGGACAAGGTCATGATCGCATCCTTCCTGGCTGCTCTTCCGTTCGGGATCGCAATGTTCATCCTGGGGTTCGGGAACGCTGACTATATCAACGGAGCGCCATTGTCGATCTGTATCGATGACATCTTAGTGATCATGGTCGAGATTGCTCTGTTCTTGCCGATATTCGCAGGGGGGAGAAGATGA
- a CDS encoding ABC transporter ATP-binding protein yields the protein MIRMENFSFAYGETGRNVLNNIDLEIREGEFVLIVGPSGCGKSTLCRAMNGLIPHFYGGKVSGRVLVEGQDTRRTPPARLAAKIGMVFQDPENQLVMTNVENEMAFGMENLGVPQEEMKERVARYGEYFDLTRLMKRFIPELSGGEKQKLALASVIAMRPKMIVLDEPTSQLDEETASLFLRFLKQINDEQGVGIVLVEHRLERCLQYAKRVVFMRNGTIEMDSTTDKVVPHLKAQGLLADLIRSSNGHKTGDIVLRTRGLSFRYTDVPVLCGLDLEVRKGEVVAIVGLNGCGKSTLLKHLNGLLRPWEGKVEVLGRDISEHTTASLAKDVGFLGQNPNNYLFEDTLEKELEFTLGNLKVDKKEWSGRIEWTLRVLDLEKYKDKFPRDLSCGERERAALASVIVGRPKLLILDEPTRGLDYSMKTKLAAILNELRDEGMTIVLVTHDYRFVAEHATRVMNLKEGRLEPMDLDGVIDLARSRQGVVV from the coding sequence ATGATACGGATGGAGAATTTCTCCTTCGCATATGGGGAGACCGGCCGGAACGTGCTCAATAACATAGACCTTGAGATAAGGGAAGGGGAGTTCGTCCTTATAGTCGGGCCTTCTGGATGCGGTAAGTCCACCCTATGCCGGGCGATGAACGGGCTCATCCCTCATTTTTATGGTGGCAAAGTATCTGGCCGCGTGCTCGTCGAAGGCCAGGATACAAGGAGGACGCCCCCGGCCCGATTGGCCGCGAAGATAGGGATGGTCTTCCAGGACCCTGAGAACCAGCTGGTCATGACCAATGTGGAGAACGAGATGGCCTTCGGCATGGAAAACCTTGGCGTCCCTCAGGAAGAGATGAAGGAGAGGGTCGCGAGATATGGAGAGTACTTCGATCTTACCAGACTGATGAAGAGGTTCATCCCGGAGCTCTCCGGTGGAGAGAAGCAGAAGCTCGCTCTGGCATCGGTCATCGCCATGAGGCCTAAGATGATCGTCCTTGATGAGCCTACCTCTCAGCTCGATGAGGAGACCGCATCGCTCTTCCTCAGGTTCTTGAAACAGATCAACGACGAGCAGGGCGTCGGCATCGTGCTGGTCGAGCATAGGCTAGAACGCTGCCTCCAATACGCGAAACGGGTCGTTTTCATGCGAAATGGAACGATCGAGATGGACTCCACGACGGACAAGGTGGTCCCCCATCTGAAGGCCCAGGGGCTCCTTGCGGATCTCATCAGGTCATCGAACGGACATAAGACCGGGGATATTGTACTGCGCACCAGAGGATTGAGCTTCAGGTACACCGATGTCCCGGTCCTGTGCGGTCTGGACCTCGAGGTCAGGAAAGGAGAGGTCGTGGCCATCGTCGGTCTGAACGGTTGTGGGAAGTCTACCTTGCTAAAACATCTGAACGGCCTGCTCAGGCCGTGGGAAGGGAAGGTGGAGGTCCTGGGGAGGGACATCTCCGAGCATACGACGGCCAGTTTAGCGAAGGATGTCGGCTTTCTTGGCCAGAACCCGAACAACTACCTGTTCGAAGACACGCTCGAGAAAGAGCTGGAGTTCACCCTGGGGAATCTGAAGGTCGATAAGAAAGAATGGAGCGGACGGATCGAATGGACATTGAGGGTGCTCGACCTTGAGAAATACAAGGACAAGTTCCCCAGGGACCTTAGCTGCGGCGAGAGGGAGAGAGCGGCGCTGGCCTCGGTCATCGTCGGTCGCCCTAAGCTGCTGATACTAGACGAGCCGACAAGAGGGCTGGACTACAGCATGAAAACGAAATTGGCCGCTATCTTGAACGAGCTCAGGGACGAGGGCATGACCATCGTGCTCGTTACCCACGACTATAGGTTCGTTGCCGAACATGCGACCAGGGTGATGAACCTTAAAGAGGGTAGATTGGAACCGATGGACCTCGATGGGGTCATAGACCTTGCAAGGTCACGACAGGGGGTGGTGGTCTGA